A genomic region of Microlunatus sagamiharensis contains the following coding sequences:
- the purB gene encoding adenylosuccinate lyase, which translates to MSVPNVLANRYASPEMRAVWSPENKVVAERRLWIAVLTAQRDLGVDFGGEDPDAVIAAYERVVDDVDLASIAARERVTRHDVKARIEEFNALAGHEQVHKGMTSRDLTENVEQLQIRSALEIVRDRVVSALVRLGERAAQFADLPMAGRSHNVAAQVTTLGKRFATVANELLVAYARVEELLGRYPLRGVKGPVGTAQDMLDLVDGDADRLAQLEERVAGHLGFAQVLVSTGQVYPRSLDYEVVTALAQVAAAPSNLATSIRLMAGLELVTEGFQPGQVGSSAMPHKMNTRSCERVNGLAVVVRGYVSMLGELAGDQWNEGDVSDSVVRRIALPDAFFAVDGLFETFLTVLDDFGAFPAVIEAELRRYLPFLATTKVLMAAVRHGTGREAAHEAIKEQAVGVALRMREEGGGNDLVDRLAADERLGMSRSALEDALADPIELTGTARAQVATIVQRIEQVAGTHPTAAAYTPGPVL; encoded by the coding sequence ATGAGCGTGCCCAACGTCCTCGCCAACCGCTACGCCTCGCCCGAGATGCGCGCGGTCTGGTCCCCGGAGAACAAGGTCGTCGCCGAGCGCCGCCTCTGGATCGCCGTCCTCACGGCGCAGCGCGACCTCGGGGTCGACTTCGGCGGCGAGGACCCGGACGCCGTCATCGCCGCGTACGAGCGGGTGGTCGACGACGTCGACCTCGCCTCGATCGCCGCCCGCGAGCGGGTGACCCGGCACGACGTCAAGGCGCGCATCGAGGAGTTCAACGCCCTCGCCGGTCACGAGCAGGTCCACAAGGGCATGACCTCGCGCGACCTCACCGAGAACGTCGAGCAGCTCCAGATCCGCTCCGCCCTCGAGATCGTCCGCGACCGGGTCGTCTCCGCGCTGGTCCGGCTGGGGGAGCGGGCGGCGCAGTTCGCCGACCTGCCGATGGCCGGCCGCTCGCACAACGTGGCCGCGCAGGTGACGACGCTCGGCAAGCGCTTCGCGACGGTGGCCAACGAGCTGCTCGTCGCGTACGCGCGGGTCGAGGAGCTGCTCGGGCGCTACCCGCTGCGCGGCGTCAAGGGCCCGGTCGGGACGGCGCAGGACATGCTCGACCTCGTCGACGGCGACGCCGACCGGCTGGCGCAGCTGGAGGAGCGGGTCGCCGGGCACCTCGGCTTCGCGCAGGTGCTCGTGAGCACCGGGCAGGTCTACCCGCGCTCCCTCGACTACGAGGTCGTCACCGCGCTCGCCCAGGTCGCCGCCGCCCCGTCGAACCTCGCCACCTCGATCCGGCTGATGGCCGGCCTCGAGCTCGTGACCGAGGGCTTCCAGCCCGGGCAGGTCGGCTCCAGCGCGATGCCGCACAAGATGAACACGCGCTCCTGCGAGCGCGTCAACGGCCTCGCCGTCGTCGTCCGCGGCTACGTCTCGATGCTCGGCGAGCTCGCCGGCGACCAGTGGAACGAGGGCGACGTCTCCGACTCGGTGGTGCGCCGCATCGCCCTGCCGGACGCGTTCTTCGCCGTCGACGGGCTGTTCGAGACGTTCCTGACCGTGCTCGACGACTTCGGCGCGTTCCCCGCGGTCATCGAGGCCGAGCTGCGCCGCTACCTGCCGTTCCTGGCCACGACGAAGGTCCTCATGGCCGCGGTCCGGCACGGCACCGGACGCGAGGCCGCGCACGAGGCGATCAAGGAGCAGGCCGTCGGCGTCGCCCTGCGGATGCGCGAGGAGGGCGGTGGCAACGACCTCGTCGACCGCCTCGCCGCCGACGAGCGCCTGGGCATGAGCCGGTCGGCGCTGGAGGACGCCCTGGCGGACCCGATCGAGCTCACCGGCACCGCGCGTGCTCAGGTCGCGACCATCGTGCAGCGCATCGAGCAGGTCGCGGGCACGCACCCGACCGCCGCCGCCTACACACCTGGGCCGGTGCTCTAG